One part of the Lycium ferocissimum isolate CSIRO_LF1 chromosome 8, AGI_CSIRO_Lferr_CH_V1, whole genome shotgun sequence genome encodes these proteins:
- the LOC132067266 gene encoding adenylate kinase 4: MASSLEDVPTESLMSEVLRRLRCSSKPDKRLILIGPPGSGKGTQSPIIKDEYCLCHLATGDMLRAAVAAKTPLGIKAKEAMNKGELVSDDLVVGIIDEAMKKPSCQKGFILDGFPRTVVQAEKLDEMLQKQGAKIDKVLNFAIDDAILEERITGRWIHPSSGRTYHTKFQPPKVPGVDDVTGEPLIQRKDDTAEVLKSRLDAFHRQTEPVINYYSTKGVVASLQAEKPPKEVTSEVENVLSS; this comes from the exons ATGGCAAGCTCATTGGAAGATGTTCCTACAGAAAGCCTTATGTCTGAAGTTCTAAGACGTTTGAGATGTTCTTCTAAGCCTGACAAACGTCTCATTCTCATTG GTCCACCGGGATCCGGAAAGGGTACACAATCTCCTATCATTAAAGATGAATATTGCTTGTGCCATTTGGCCACGGGTGATATGCTCAGAGCTGCTGTTGCTGCTAAAACTCCACTTGGGATTAAGGCCAAAGAAGCTATGAACAAA GGTGAGCTTGTGTCTGATGACTTAGTTGTTGGTATAATTGATGAAGCAATGAAGAAACCTTCATGTCAAAAGGGCTTCATTCTTGATGGTTTCCCAAGGACAGTGGTTCAAGCAGAAAAG CTAGATGAGATGCTTCAGAAGCAGGGGGCCAAGATTGATAAGGTGCTCAATTTTGCAATTGATGATGCAATCTTGGAAGAGCGGATCACGGGCCGGTGGATTCACCCTTCAAGTGGTAGAACTTACCACACCAAATTCCAGCCCCCAAAAGTTCCTGGTGTCGATGAT GTCACTGGAGAGCCTTTAATTCAACGGAAAGATGATACTGCTGAGGTTCTCAAATCAAGGCTAGATGCATTTCACCGTCAAACTGAGCCG GTGATCAATTATTATTCCACCAAGGGTGTTGTTGCAAGCCTTCAGGCTGAAAAACCACCAAAGGAAGTTACATCTGAGGTTGAGAATGTGTTATCTTCTTGA